The following proteins are encoded in a genomic region of Hymenobacter siberiensis:
- a CDS encoding aquaporin, which translates to MRSYCNRLYPSFILFATHLLRSLRRHWPNYLVEAAGLVAFLVFSSVAAVVCHHPNSAVARALGPHEWVQRIGVGLIVGSLVAAMAYSPWGKRSGAHFNPAVTLGFWQLGHIRTADAIWYVVAQFAGALVAGVAIFWLMAPWFGHPDVHYNTTRPPAGAYGWVIALGAEILPAQWAAPYPPGAARACGCIFWGR; encoded by the coding sequence GTGCGTTCGTATTGCAACCGCCTCTATCCGTCGTTCATACTATTTGCCACTCACCTGTTGCGCTCGCTTCGCCGCCACTGGCCCAACTACTTGGTAGAGGCGGCCGGGCTGGTAGCTTTTCTCGTTTTTTCGAGCGTAGCGGCCGTAGTGTGCCACCACCCTAATTCGGCGGTGGCACGGGCGCTGGGACCCCACGAATGGGTGCAGCGCATTGGGGTAGGGCTGATAGTGGGCAGCCTGGTGGCGGCCATGGCCTACTCGCCCTGGGGCAAGCGCTCGGGAGCGCACTTCAACCCGGCCGTGACACTGGGCTTCTGGCAGCTGGGCCATATCCGGACGGCCGATGCCATTTGGTACGTAGTGGCGCAGTTTGCGGGGGCATTGGTGGCCGGCGTGGCTATCTTCTGGCTGATGGCCCCGTGGTTTGGTCACCCGGATGTGCACTACAACACCACCCGCCCGCCCGCGGGAGCCTACGGCTGGGTGATTGCGCTGGGGGCCGAAATCCTGCCCGCTCAATGGGCAGCGCCATACCCGCCGGGAGCAGCCCGAGCTTGTGGCTGTATTTTCTGGGGCCGCTGA
- a CDS encoding SDR family oxidoreductase — MPAKKTDSAKAPVKKAAPAKAESRPTAKDMKAAAQKLPYPAKQADMKLQPDSDLANYKAAGKLKDKVAIITGADSGIGRAVAIAFAKEGAHVAIVFNENVEDAEKTKQMIEKEKRKCLLLQMDVRDPEQCKQAVRRTMAELGGLNILVNNAAFQMSQAKFEDISEEQIRRTFDTNILGYIWMAQATIPHLKKDDCIINTGSIVGITGIPILVDYACSKAGIHALTKSLALYLGEKGIRVNCVVPGPVWTPNIPGTMPIEEIAKFGHEVALKRPGQPEELAPAYVLLASQDGSFMTGSLVHVTGGKLSSDE; from the coding sequence ATGCCCGCCAAAAAGACTGATTCCGCCAAAGCCCCGGTTAAAAAAGCCGCCCCCGCCAAAGCCGAGAGCCGCCCCACGGCCAAGGATATGAAGGCCGCCGCCCAAAAGCTACCTTATCCGGCCAAACAGGCCGACATGAAACTGCAGCCCGATTCGGACCTGGCCAACTACAAGGCCGCCGGCAAGCTGAAGGACAAAGTCGCCATCATCACCGGGGCCGATTCCGGCATTGGCCGAGCCGTGGCCATTGCCTTCGCCAAAGAAGGCGCGCACGTGGCCATCGTCTTCAACGAAAACGTGGAGGATGCCGAAAAAACCAAACAAATGATTGAGAAGGAGAAGCGCAAGTGCCTGCTGCTGCAGATGGACGTGCGCGACCCCGAACAGTGCAAGCAGGCCGTGCGCCGCACCATGGCCGAGCTGGGCGGGCTGAACATTCTGGTGAACAACGCCGCGTTCCAGATGAGCCAGGCGAAGTTTGAGGACATCTCAGAGGAGCAAATTCGCCGCACCTTCGACACAAATATCCTGGGCTACATCTGGATGGCGCAGGCTACGATTCCGCACCTGAAGAAGGACGACTGCATCATCAACACGGGCAGTATTGTGGGCATCACGGGCATCCCCATTCTGGTGGATTATGCCTGCTCGAAGGCCGGTATTCATGCCCTTACCAAGTCGCTGGCGCTGTATCTGGGCGAGAAAGGCATTCGAGTGAACTGCGTGGTGCCCGGCCCGGTCTGGACGCCTAACATTCCCGGTACCATGCCCATCGAAGAAATCGCCAAATTCGGCCACGAGGTCGCCCTCAAGCGCCCTGGCCAGCCCGAGGAGCTGGCTCCCGCCTACGTGCTGCTGGCCTCCCAAGACGGCTCCTTCATGACCGGCAGCCTCGTGCACGTAACCGGCGGCAAGCTCAGCAGCGACGAGTAG
- a CDS encoding L-lactate MFS transporter produces MADNSSSLLDRSRTIAGPGYNRWLVPPAALAIHLAIGQVYAFSVFKKPLGALISGNVDAPAPTDWTPGQIGWIFSIAIVLLGLSAAIFGKWLERVGPRKAMMAAALCFGGGFLIGALGIHLHSLVLLYLGYGVLGGIGLGLGYISPVSTLIKWFPDRKGVATGMAIMGFGGGAMIASPLAVALMAHFKSTGTLGVAATFITLGIIYFLFMQFGVWSIRVPADDWAPAGYVPNAEHSALITSGNVSADNAIKTPQFWLLWVVLMTNVTAGIGVLETASPLIQDTFSKAAMGGGKFVTAAAAAGFVGLLSMFNLLGRFFWSSASDKLGRKVTYAIYFALGIALYLLIPTLGHNLQLTLYVIVACVIISMYGGGFATIPAYLSDLFGKYQVGAIHGRLLTAWSTAGVVGPLIVNYLSEGRKAKFAELTNKLTGPDLQTFLVNHPDIKAMGGSYIYQPVFYTMAGVLVVGLLANFAVTAVNEKYFEKGPVTPQGGGH; encoded by the coding sequence ATGGCCGATAATTCCTCTTCTTTGCTCGACCGCAGCCGCACCATTGCGGGGCCGGGCTACAACCGCTGGCTGGTGCCACCGGCGGCGCTGGCCATTCACCTGGCCATCGGGCAGGTGTATGCGTTCAGCGTTTTCAAAAAGCCCCTCGGGGCGCTCATCAGCGGCAACGTGGATGCGCCCGCCCCCACCGACTGGACGCCGGGCCAGATTGGCTGGATTTTCTCCATTGCCATTGTGCTGCTGGGTTTGTCGGCGGCCATATTTGGCAAGTGGCTGGAGCGCGTGGGCCCGCGCAAGGCCATGATGGCGGCCGCACTCTGCTTCGGCGGCGGTTTCCTGATCGGCGCGCTCGGCATTCACCTGCACAGCCTCGTGCTGCTGTACCTGGGCTACGGTGTGCTGGGCGGCATTGGCCTGGGCCTAGGCTACATTTCGCCGGTGAGCACGCTCATTAAGTGGTTCCCGGACCGCAAAGGTGTGGCTACGGGCATGGCCATTATGGGCTTTGGCGGCGGTGCCATGATTGCCTCGCCCCTTGCGGTAGCACTCATGGCGCACTTTAAGAGCACCGGCACGCTGGGCGTAGCAGCTACGTTTATCACGCTGGGTATCATCTACTTCCTGTTCATGCAGTTTGGGGTGTGGTCCATCCGGGTTCCGGCCGACGACTGGGCTCCGGCTGGCTACGTGCCCAATGCTGAGCACAGCGCCCTGATTACCAGCGGCAACGTATCGGCCGACAACGCTATCAAAACGCCGCAGTTCTGGCTGCTGTGGGTGGTGCTGATGACCAACGTGACGGCCGGTATCGGCGTGCTCGAAACGGCTTCGCCGCTTATTCAGGACACTTTTTCGAAGGCAGCAATGGGCGGAGGTAAGTTTGTGACGGCGGCCGCAGCGGCTGGTTTCGTGGGCCTGCTCAGTATGTTCAACCTGCTGGGTCGCTTCTTCTGGTCGTCGGCTTCAGATAAGCTGGGCCGGAAGGTGACGTACGCCATCTACTTTGCGCTCGGCATTGCGCTGTACCTGCTAATCCCCACGCTGGGCCACAACCTGCAGCTCACGCTGTACGTGATAGTTGCCTGCGTGATTATCAGCATGTACGGCGGCGGTTTCGCTACCATTCCGGCGTATCTGTCCGACCTGTTTGGCAAATACCAGGTGGGTGCTATTCACGGGCGGCTGCTCACGGCCTGGAGCACGGCCGGCGTGGTCGGCCCGCTCATCGTCAACTATTTGTCTGAGGGCCGCAAAGCAAAGTTCGCGGAGCTTACTAATAAGCTAACTGGGCCCGACCTACAAACATTTCTTGTCAATCACCCAGATATCAAAGCAATGGGTGGTTCGTACATATACCAGCCCGTATTCTACACCATGGCGGGCGTGCTGGTGGTAGGCCTGTTGGCCAACTTCGCGGTAACGGCCGTGAACGAGAAATACTTCGAAAAAGGCCCCGTTACGCCCCAGGGCGGCGGGCACTAA
- a CDS encoding MFS transporter small subunit translates to MNPQPNNLGTPAAETSSTGALVIAWLFVGIPLAWGVSQTFIKALTLFQ, encoded by the coding sequence ATGAATCCACAACCCAACAACCTCGGCACTCCGGCAGCCGAAACGAGCTCGACCGGCGCGCTGGTGATTGCCTGGCTTTTTGTGGGCATCCCCCTGGCCTGGGGCGTGTCGCAAACCTTTATTAAGGCACTGACGCTGTTTCAATAG
- a CDS encoding M20/M25/M40 family metallo-hydrolase, giving the protein MKALLPLVLLTLLAATPAAPPTQRVRQFRQAHERELLAEFGQLVAISNVAADSAGLRRTAQFIQGMMRRRGIATELLAAPTPGVPPVVFGEVRVPGATRTVIFYAHYDGQPVNPAQWGYGLQPFRPQLATGPLDRGGQLTELPAAGQPLNPDWRLYARSASDDKAGVMAILTGYEALKASKLKPNINIKFFFEGEEERSSPHLAEILAKHKARLASDVWVICDGPVHQSGRKQVVFGARGDVNMRLTVYGPRRPLHSGHYGNWAPNPGLALARLLASMEDSTGRVRVAGFYDDVTPLSPAEKAALAQVPNLDETIRQELGFARPYGTGQTLVELLNQPSLNINGMQSANVGPAAANVIPTSAAAVLDLRLVPGNDAQRQVQKVVRHIEAQGYHVLSAEPTDAERAQYPLLVKVQAEPGYNAQRTRLDLPIARQIIAAVQTTTTDPVVVLPTMGGSLPLYVFEQQLQAQTITVPVANYDNNQHAENENIRLGNLWEGLETMAAIMQLK; this is encoded by the coding sequence ATGAAAGCCCTCCTGCCCCTTGTCCTGCTCACGCTCCTCGCCGCCACGCCAGCCGCGCCTCCCACGCAACGGGTACGCCAGTTCCGGCAGGCACACGAGCGGGAGCTATTGGCGGAGTTCGGGCAATTGGTGGCCATCTCCAACGTGGCGGCCGATTCGGCGGGGCTGCGGCGTACGGCGCAGTTCATTCAGGGCATGATGCGGCGGCGCGGCATTGCCACCGAGCTGCTGGCCGCGCCCACACCGGGCGTGCCGCCGGTGGTGTTTGGCGAAGTGCGCGTGCCGGGCGCTACCCGCACCGTCATTTTTTATGCCCACTACGACGGCCAGCCCGTGAACCCCGCGCAGTGGGGCTACGGCCTGCAGCCCTTCCGACCGCAGCTGGCCACCGGCCCGCTCGACCGGGGCGGACAGCTGACCGAGCTACCCGCCGCCGGCCAGCCGCTCAATCCCGATTGGCGACTCTACGCCCGTAGCGCCTCCGACGACAAGGCGGGCGTGATGGCCATTCTGACCGGCTACGAGGCCCTGAAAGCCAGCAAGCTCAAGCCCAACATCAACATCAAATTCTTCTTTGAGGGCGAAGAAGAACGGAGCTCACCGCACCTGGCCGAGATTCTGGCCAAGCATAAGGCCCGGCTGGCTTCTGATGTGTGGGTGATTTGCGATGGGCCGGTGCATCAGTCGGGCCGCAAGCAGGTGGTATTTGGGGCGCGGGGCGATGTGAACATGCGCCTGACGGTGTATGGCCCACGCCGGCCGCTGCACAGCGGCCACTATGGCAACTGGGCCCCCAACCCCGGCCTGGCCCTGGCTCGCCTGCTGGCCTCGATGGAAGACAGTACCGGCCGGGTGCGCGTGGCGGGCTTCTATGATGACGTGACGCCGCTGAGCCCGGCCGAAAAAGCCGCCCTGGCCCAGGTGCCCAATCTCGACGAAACCATCCGGCAGGAGCTGGGCTTTGCGCGGCCATATGGCACGGGCCAAACGCTGGTGGAGCTGCTCAATCAGCCTTCGCTCAACATCAACGGCATGCAGAGCGCCAACGTGGGCCCGGCCGCCGCCAACGTGATTCCGACCAGCGCTGCCGCCGTGCTCGACCTGCGCCTGGTGCCCGGCAACGATGCCCAGCGCCAGGTGCAAAAAGTGGTGCGCCACATCGAAGCGCAGGGCTACCACGTGCTCAGCGCCGAGCCCACCGACGCCGAGCGCGCCCAGTACCCGCTGCTGGTGAAGGTGCAGGCCGAGCCCGGCTACAATGCCCAGCGCACCCGCCTCGACCTGCCCATTGCCCGCCAGATTATCGCGGCCGTGCAAACCACTACCACCGACCCCGTGGTGGTGCTGCCCACCATGGGCGGCAGCCTGCCGCTCTACGTGTTCGAGCAGCAGCTGCAGGCCCAGACCATCACGGTGCCGGTGGCCAACTACGACAACAACCAACACGCCGAAAACGAGAATATTCGCCTCGGCAACCTCTGGGAGGGCCTTGAAACGATGGCCGCGATTATGCAGCTGAAGTAG
- a CDS encoding gluconate 2-dehydrogenase subunit 3 family protein: MSAPTYPSGTVRALLATPHVSDATRTALQARLDAPVAYEPQFLAPETFALLEAVAARLFPQPDRPDSPIAMAPGVDQRLTEGRADGWRYDALPPDREAYRLGLGGIQEIAQELFQTDFMGLNVEQQDAVIQALAGGTPPGTTWETLDAGRFFEEMLAELTETYYAHPLAQEEIGYVGMADLPKWSKIGLNEKEEREPSLSS; this comes from the coding sequence ATGTCCGCTCCCACTTATCCGTCTGGCACCGTACGCGCCTTGCTCGCTACACCGCACGTTTCCGATGCCACCCGTACCGCCCTGCAGGCCCGCCTCGATGCCCCGGTTGCCTACGAGCCGCAGTTTCTGGCCCCCGAAACGTTCGCCCTGCTCGAAGCCGTAGCCGCCCGCCTCTTCCCCCAGCCCGACCGGCCCGATAGCCCCATTGCCATGGCCCCCGGCGTGGACCAACGCCTCACCGAAGGACGCGCCGACGGCTGGCGCTACGATGCCCTCCCGCCCGACCGCGAAGCCTACCGGCTGGGCTTGGGCGGCATTCAGGAAATTGCCCAGGAACTGTTTCAGACCGATTTTATGGGGTTGAATGTCGAACAGCAGGATGCCGTAATCCAGGCGCTTGCCGGGGGCACCCCACCCGGCACTACCTGGGAAACCCTGGACGCCGGGCGCTTCTTCGAAGAAATGCTGGCCGAGCTCACCGAAACCTACTACGCCCACCCCCTGGCCCAGGAGGAAATCGGCTATGTCGGGATGGCCGACCTGCCCAAGTGGTCGAAAATCGGCCTCAATGAAAAAGAAGAAAGAGAGCCAAGCCTGTCATCCTGA
- a CDS encoding GMC family oxidoreductase, which translates to MPDEEILEKGVLNPVQPEIQDPLLRTLLAEEPIATNTPQEQPQAVEPEADEVDCVVIGLGAGGAPLLARLAQAGLKVVALEAGPWHNPETDFATDEKAQDFLFWNDERLAAGGDPLAMGKNNSGTGVGGSTLHYTAYTPRPLPDDLHVRRDFGQGEDWPVSYEELEPYYNEVERFIGVSGPTPYPWGPARSQGYPLAPLPLNSAAQLMVRGAEKMGIKTSPAANAALSARYYQEGVGWREACTNRGFCQAGCSNGAKSSMDVTFIPLAVKHGADIRPNSFVTEIERDARGYVTGVVYTQNGEQKRQRCRHLFLCGGSVETPRLLLLNELALTSGQVGRNLMAHPGLQVWGTFADEVRPNKGIPGGLISQDTHRPKDADFIGGYLLQSIGVMPVTFAGQVARGRKLWGQPLRDYMRNFNHIAGINILGDCLPHANNFLELAEEKDARGLPKPRLHFTAQENEHRMNAHAEKIMRGIWEAAGATDIWSFQRYAHVIGTARMGRSGDDAVVDANGRAFDVPNLYISDNSTFPSALSVNPALTIMALSLRTADKFLESLK; encoded by the coding sequence ATGCCCGACGAAGAAATCCTCGAAAAAGGCGTCCTCAATCCTGTGCAGCCCGAAATTCAGGACCCGCTGCTGCGGACCCTGCTGGCCGAGGAGCCCATAGCCACCAATACGCCGCAGGAACAGCCACAAGCAGTGGAGCCCGAAGCCGATGAAGTTGACTGCGTGGTGATTGGGCTGGGTGCGGGCGGCGCGCCACTGCTGGCCCGGCTGGCCCAGGCTGGCCTGAAGGTGGTGGCCCTGGAAGCTGGCCCCTGGCACAACCCCGAAACCGACTTCGCCACCGACGAAAAAGCGCAGGATTTCCTGTTCTGGAACGACGAGCGGCTGGCCGCCGGCGGCGACCCGCTGGCCATGGGCAAGAATAACTCCGGCACCGGCGTGGGCGGCTCTACGCTGCACTACACCGCCTACACCCCCCGCCCGCTGCCCGACGATTTGCACGTTCGGCGCGACTTTGGGCAGGGCGAGGACTGGCCGGTGAGCTACGAGGAGCTGGAGCCTTATTACAATGAAGTTGAGCGGTTTATCGGGGTATCCGGCCCCACCCCCTACCCTTGGGGGCCCGCCCGCAGCCAGGGCTACCCGCTGGCCCCGCTGCCGCTGAACAGCGCGGCCCAGCTGATGGTACGCGGTGCGGAGAAAATGGGAATCAAAACCTCGCCGGCGGCCAATGCGGCGCTCTCGGCGCGCTACTACCAGGAGGGCGTGGGCTGGCGCGAGGCCTGCACCAACCGCGGCTTCTGCCAGGCCGGCTGCTCCAACGGGGCGAAGTCGAGCATGGACGTGACGTTTATTCCGCTGGCGGTGAAGCACGGGGCCGACATCCGGCCCAACAGCTTCGTGACCGAGATTGAGCGCGATGCCCGGGGCTACGTGACAGGCGTGGTGTACACCCAGAACGGCGAGCAAAAGCGCCAGCGCTGCCGCCACCTGTTCCTCTGCGGTGGCTCGGTGGAAACCCCGCGCCTGCTGCTGCTCAATGAGCTGGCCCTCACAAGCGGGCAGGTGGGCCGCAACCTGATGGCCCACCCCGGCCTGCAGGTATGGGGCACGTTTGCCGATGAGGTGCGGCCCAATAAAGGAATTCCCGGCGGCCTGATTTCGCAGGACACCCACCGGCCGAAGGACGCCGACTTCATTGGCGGCTACCTGCTGCAAAGCATCGGCGTGATGCCCGTGACGTTTGCCGGGCAGGTGGCCCGGGGCCGCAAGCTGTGGGGCCAGCCCCTGCGCGACTACATGCGCAACTTCAACCACATTGCCGGCATCAATATTCTGGGCGACTGCCTGCCGCACGCCAACAATTTCCTGGAGCTGGCTGAGGAAAAAGACGCGCGTGGCCTACCCAAGCCCCGACTGCACTTCACGGCTCAGGAAAACGAGCACCGTATGAATGCCCACGCCGAGAAAATCATGCGCGGCATCTGGGAAGCCGCCGGCGCTACGGATATCTGGTCGTTTCAGCGCTATGCCCACGTTATTGGCACGGCCCGCATGGGCCGGAGCGGCGACGACGCGGTGGTGGACGCCAACGGCCGCGCCTTCGACGTGCCCAACCTCTACATCTCGGACAACTCAACCTTCCCGAGTGCGTTGAGTGTGAACCCGGCCCTGACCATCATGGCCCTGAGCCTGCGCACGGCGGACAAGTTTCTGGAGAGCCTGAAGTAG
- a CDS encoding family 1 glycosylhydrolase, producing MKSFLTEIKDHFGDGNYEGDQFGGASGHNGNGLPTGLPNNFMFATGIECSYPTIDNGKTRRDLLAECDHYNRYKEDLALVKEMGLKVLRYGLPYYKIQLSPDKYDWEFADAAMAEIRRLEITPILDLMHFGVPDFIGNFQNPELPVHFTAYCEEVAKRYPWVRYYTPVNEIYVTAKLSAKDGIWNEQLKSDKAFVTALKHLVAASIMGTQRIAKHRPDCIIVQSESAEFTHELRAEHTPEVQLQNKLRFASLDLLYAHHPEGEVVNYLYDNGMTRREYDWFMAGEPPGYQIMGNDYYGRNEKIMLPDGSIQTSMDVLGWYNITRDYYQRYKKPVMHTETNVFDAKEGPTWLWKQWVNILRMRKEGVPVLGFTWYSLIDQIDWDKGLARKVGTVNPCGLFDLDRKPRPVAEAYKMLLQEYGQITIVPHGELFEITSAPATLKVEV from the coding sequence ATGAAGTCTTTTCTCACAGAAATCAAAGACCATTTCGGCGATGGCAACTACGAGGGCGACCAGTTTGGTGGCGCGAGTGGACACAACGGCAATGGCCTGCCCACCGGCCTGCCCAATAATTTCATGTTCGCCACCGGCATCGAGTGCAGCTACCCGACCATCGACAATGGCAAAACCCGCCGCGACCTGCTGGCCGAATGCGACCACTACAACCGCTACAAAGAGGACCTGGCGCTGGTGAAGGAAATGGGCCTGAAGGTGCTGCGCTACGGCTTGCCCTACTACAAAATCCAGCTCAGTCCCGACAAATACGACTGGGAATTTGCGGATGCCGCGATGGCCGAAATCCGCCGCCTCGAAATCACACCGATTCTGGATTTAATGCACTTTGGCGTACCCGATTTCATTGGCAATTTCCAGAACCCCGAGTTGCCGGTGCATTTCACGGCCTACTGTGAGGAAGTGGCCAAACGCTACCCGTGGGTGCGCTACTACACACCCGTGAACGAGATTTACGTAACCGCCAAGCTGAGCGCCAAGGACGGCATCTGGAACGAGCAGCTGAAGTCGGACAAGGCTTTTGTGACGGCCCTGAAGCACCTGGTGGCCGCGAGCATCATGGGCACCCAAAGGATTGCCAAGCACCGGCCCGACTGCATCATCGTGCAGAGCGAGTCGGCGGAGTTTACCCACGAGCTGCGGGCCGAGCACACGCCCGAAGTGCAGCTCCAGAACAAGCTGCGCTTCGCCTCACTCGATTTGCTCTATGCCCACCACCCCGAGGGCGAAGTGGTTAATTACCTCTATGACAACGGCATGACCCGGCGGGAATACGACTGGTTTATGGCCGGCGAGCCCCCCGGATACCAGATAATGGGCAACGATTACTACGGCCGCAACGAGAAGATAATGCTGCCCGATGGCTCCATCCAAACCAGCATGGACGTACTGGGCTGGTACAACATCACCCGCGACTACTACCAGCGCTACAAAAAGCCGGTGATGCACACCGAAACCAACGTGTTTGATGCCAAAGAAGGCCCTACCTGGCTCTGGAAGCAGTGGGTGAACATCCTCAGAATGCGCAAGGAAGGCGTGCCCGTGCTCGGCTTCACCTGGTATTCGCTCATCGACCAGATTGACTGGGACAAGGGCCTGGCGCGCAAAGTGGGCACCGTGAACCCCTGCGGCCTCTTCGACCTCGACCGCAAGCCCCGCCCCGTGGCCGAGGCCTACAAAATGCTGCTCCAAGAATACGGCCAGATTACCATTGTACCTCACGGCGAGCTCTTTGAAATAACCTCCGCGCCCGCCACGCTGAAAGTGGAGGTGTAG
- a CDS encoding T9SS type A sorting domain-containing protein, with product MSRSNAAAQPATEAYPNPVDERINLPAATGPYTFYDGHGQAVREGKTARVLDTRKLPDGLYYLVHQDASGRAVRQAIEVKH from the coding sequence ATGTCGCGCTCGAATGCCGCCGCCCAACCCGCTACCGAGGCCTACCCCAACCCGGTCGATGAGCGCATAAACTTGCCGGCCGCTACCGGCCCTTACACCTTTTACGATGGCCATGGGCAGGCCGTTCGGGAAGGGAAAACGGCCCGCGTGCTGGATACACGCAAGCTGCCCGATGGCCTTTACTATTTGGTGCACCAAGATGCGTCTGGTCGGGCTGTACGTCAGGCAATCGAGGTAAAGCATTAG
- a CDS encoding IS4 family transposase, with protein sequence MKQRLIAKITTVLQHLPVVRNLARQKFVSQFIIALIKSRNVQFCEVAQHLNDAVKLASNETRIQDFFRETDLNYLVLAQLVLGLLPAQGKLRLCLDRTEWDFGQCQVNILLVTVGQGAFHVPLYWELLDNRSGNSNAADRIALLRVCVQVLGKDRIGLVLGDREFVGHAWFKWLKDNGLPFVMRLPRHHLLTHPSGRRQAITDLGLAVGQTRRFAQCQVDGVWGQVWVKALTDGDFLFLFGNVGLPYMGQLYAKRWTIEQCFQNLKGRGFNLEASHLRCHLKLRKLVALVSLAYAFCLGVGTVADRKSQPIGRKNHGYRAMSLSRHGLNILRQLSRPGTGAAEKLARMVETVLRWFCWQITRYQFTRKIVG encoded by the coding sequence ATGAAGCAACGCCTCATCGCCAAAATTACGACCGTTTTACAACACCTGCCGGTGGTGCGCAACCTGGCTCGCCAAAAGTTTGTGAGCCAGTTCATCATCGCGCTGATAAAAAGCCGCAACGTCCAATTCTGCGAGGTGGCCCAGCACTTGAACGATGCCGTCAAGTTGGCCTCGAACGAAACCCGGATTCAGGATTTTTTCCGCGAAACGGACCTGAACTATCTGGTGCTGGCGCAGTTAGTGCTGGGCCTGCTGCCGGCCCAGGGCAAGCTGCGCCTGTGCCTGGACCGCACGGAGTGGGATTTCGGCCAGTGCCAGGTCAATATCCTGCTCGTGACCGTGGGTCAGGGCGCGTTTCACGTGCCCCTCTACTGGGAACTGCTCGACAACCGCAGCGGCAATTCCAACGCGGCTGACCGCATCGCCCTGCTCCGGGTCTGCGTCCAGGTGCTGGGCAAAGACCGGATTGGCCTGGTGCTGGGCGACCGCGAATTCGTGGGCCATGCCTGGTTCAAATGGCTCAAGGACAACGGACTGCCTTTTGTTATGCGTCTACCCCGGCACCATCTGCTCACTCACCCGAGTGGCCGCCGGCAAGCCATTACGGACCTGGGCCTGGCCGTCGGACAGACCCGGCGCTTCGCCCAGTGCCAGGTCGACGGGGTCTGGGGACAGGTCTGGGTCAAGGCCTTGACGGACGGGGATTTCCTCTTTCTTTTTGGCAACGTGGGCCTGCCGTACATGGGGCAGCTCTACGCCAAGCGCTGGACCATCGAGCAGTGCTTTCAGAACCTCAAAGGTCGGGGCTTCAACCTGGAGGCCAGTCACTTGCGCTGCCACCTGAAGTTGCGCAAGCTCGTGGCCCTGGTCAGTCTGGCGTACGCCTTTTGCCTGGGCGTGGGCACGGTAGCCGACCGGAAAAGCCAGCCCATCGGCCGCAAAAACCACGGCTACCGAGCCATGAGCCTTAGCCGACACGGCTTAAATATCCTGCGCCAGCTCAGCCGCCCCGGTACCGGGGCGGCTGAGAAGCTCGCCCGAATGGTGGAAACAGTATTGCGCTGGTTTTGCTGGCAAATTACTCGATATCAATTCACTAGAAAAATAGTAGGGTAG